The nucleotide sequence TCGCCCACCGGCTGCGCCGACTGGTCGAGTGGGTCGACCACCTCGACGACCTGGGCGTCGGCGCGCTGCTGCTGACGCCGATCTTCGCGTCGTCGACGCACGGCTACGACACCGCCGACCCGTTCCGCATCGACCAGCGGCTTGGGGACGACACCGACCTCGAGGCGCTGCTGGCCGCCTGCCACGACCGCGGGATCCACGTCGTGCTGGACGGGGTCTTCAACCACGTAGGACGGGCGTTCGGGCCGTTCGCCGACGTGCTGGCCCGGGGACGCGACAGCGACTGGGTCGACTGGTTCCGGATCGACGTCGAGGGCGACGGGCCGGACGGGTTCGCCTACGACACCTTCGAGGGGCACGACAAGCTCGTCGCGCTGGACCACACCAACCGCGCGGTGCTCGACTGGGCGGTCGAGGTGGCCTGCCACTGGCTGGACCGCGGGATCGACGGGTGGCGACTCGACGCCGCCTACGCGGTCCCGACGGACTTCTGGGCCGCGTTCGCCGACCGGGTCCGGGAGCGGCACCCCGACGCGTGGCTGCTCGGGGAGGTCATCCACGGCGACTACGCCGCGTTCGTCGAGGCGTCGCACCTCGACACGGTCACCCAGTACGAGCTGCACAAGTCGGTGTGGAGCGCGATCGACGACGCGAACCTGCACGAGTTGAGCTGGAACCTGACCCGCCACGCGCGGTTCTGCCGCACGTTCGCGCCGTTCACGTTCCTCGGCAACCACGACGTGTCCCGGATCCTGACCAAGCTGGACGACCCGGCCCACCTGGGCCACACCCTCGCGGTGCTGTTCACCGTCCCCGGCACCCCGTCGATCTACTACCTGGACGAGCTCGCCGCGCGAGGGGAGAAGACCGAGCGGGAGGGAGGGGACGACGCCATCCGCCCGCCCCTCCCCGACAGCCCCGACCCCGTCGACGACGAGCAGGCCCGCACCCTCGACCTGTACCGCCACCTCATCGCCCTCCGACGGGCCCGGCCGTGGCTGGACGACGCCACCCTCGAGGTCCTGCACGTCGAGGACACCCAGATCCAGATCGGCCTGACCGGCGACGACCACGCCATCGAGGTGCTGCTCAACATCGACCCCGACGAGCCCCTCGCCCCCGAGAACGCGTGGCACGGCATCGCCGGGCACGGCGTCGGCGAGCGGGTCAACGAGATCCCCCCGGGGACCTGGGCCATCCTCGAGCGCTGACCATCCCCTCAGATCTGAGCCCTGGGTGCACCGGCGGAGCTGACCCTCAGATCTGCGGTCAGTGGCGCGCGACCGGCCCCTCAGATCTGAGCACCGACCGCGCCGGCGGAGCTGACCCTCAGATCTGCGGTCCTGTGGGGCCCGCCGATGGAGATCACGGCGCCGGCAGGACGATCAGCTTCTCCGCGGTCATCTCGGCCAGCGTGTGGGGGATCCCGCCGAGGCCGAGGCCGGACACCCGGCGACCGCCGAAGGGCATCCAGTCGACCCGGAACGCGGTGTGGTCGTTGACCATCACCGCATTCGCGTCGATCCGCTGGGCGGCGTACATCGCCCGGGTCACGTCGGGGGTGCAGATCGACGCCTGGAAGCTGAACGGCACCTCGTTGGCGGCGGCGATCGCGGCGTCCAGGTCCGCCACCCCGACGACGTCGACGACCGGTCCGAAGACCTCCTGGGACCGCACCTTCGCCCCGACCGGCGGGTCGACCAGGATGGTCGGGGCGTAGCACTGCCGGTCGAGCGCCGCGCCGCCGGCCACCAGCGACGCGCCGGCCTGCACCGCCTCGTCCACCCACGCGGCCACCCGGTCGGCCTCGGTCTGGGTGATCAACGGCCCGACCTCGGTCGCCGGGTCGGTCGGGTCCCCCACGACCAGTCGGGCCACCGCCGCGCGCAACCGGTCGACGAGCTCGTCGCGGATCGCGCCGACGGCGAAGACCCGTTGCACCGACACGCAGACCTGACCGGCGTGGTAGTAGCCGCCCTTGACGATCTTCGGGACCAACGCGGCCAGGTCGGCGCCGGCGTCGACGATCAACGGCGCGGCGCCGCCGTGCTCCATCGCGCAGCGCACCCCATCCGCCACCTTCCGGCGCAACCCCCAGCCGACCTCACCGGACCCGATGAAGGTGAGGAACGCGATCCGCGGATCGGTGACCAGCGACTCGGCCACCCGGCCGGGCATCGGCAGGCACACCGACCACTCCGGCGGCAGCCCGGCCTCGATGAGCAGGTCGACGAGCGCGTGGGCGCTCAACGGCGTCGCGCTCGCCGGCTTGACCGCGACCGGGCACCCCGCGGCGACCGCCGGGGCGACCTGGTGGACGATCAGGTTGAAGGGGTGGTTGAAGGCGCTGACCGCCGCGACGAGGCCGATCGGCTCGCGGGTGGTGAACGCCAACCGGCCGGCTGCCGCGGCCGTGGCCCGCATCGGGACCTCCTCGCCGTGCAGCCGCACCCCCTCCTCCGCCGCCAGCTCGAGGCCGTTGATGCCCCGCGCCACCTCGACGCGGGCGTCGGCCAGCGGCTTGCCGCCCTCGAGCGCGACCTGCAGCGCCAGCGCCTCCGCCCGATCTGCGGCCAGCGCGGCCGCCCGCCGGAGGATCGCCGCCCGCTCGTGGTGGGGGAGGTGACGGGCCCGGTCGGTGAACAGCGCCCGCTGCACCCCGAGTACCTGGTCGACGACCGTCGCGTCGGCCAGCTCGACCTCGCCGACGACGTCGCCCGAGAACGGCGAGCGGACCTCGGCCCAGTCGCCCGTCGACCCGACCCGCAGGGGGATCCGGTCGACGGCGGCGGTGGCGGCGGGTGGGGTGGCGATGTCGGTCATGGCGGCTCCTCGGCTCCTCGGGCGCGTCAGTGCGCGACGACCTGGCCGAGGCGCTTGGTCAGCCGCATGTTCTCGGAGTAGTCGATCGGCACGACGACGACCGACGGCCGGTCGGTGACGGCGAACGCCTCGGTCAGCGCGGGCCGCAGCTCGTCGGTCGACTCGATCCGGACGGCGTGGCACCCGAAGCCCTGGGCGACGGCGACCAGGTCGTGGTGGCGCATGGTGGTGTGGCTGGTCCGGCCGAAGTGCGCCTCCTGCTTCCAGGCGATCAGCCCGTAGGCGGAGTCGTCCCACACCACGTAGGTCGGCGCGATGCCGTACTGGAAGGCGGTGTCGAGCTCCTGGACGTTCATCATGAACCCACCGTCGCCCATCAGCCCGACGACGCGGCGGTCGGGGTGGACGAGCTTCGCGGCGATCGCCCCCGGCAGGGCGATGCCCATCGAGCAGAAGCCGTTCGAGATGATGCACGTCCCCGGCTCGTAGGTCGGGTAGTGCCGGGCGGTCCACATCTTGTGGGCGCCGACGTCGGAGATGAGGATGTCGTCGTCGGCCAGCTCGGCCCTGATGTCGTGGAGCGCCCGCTGCGGCTTCACCGGGAAGCCCGGGTCCATGGCGTGCTCCTCCAGGATCTCGAACTCGAGGGTGCGACGCATGCGGGCCAGCGCCTCGGTGCCCTTGTCGCGACAGGCGGCGGTGAGGGACTCGTTGATCTGCCACAGGGCGTTGGCCAGGTCCCCGACGACCTCGACGGCGGGCCGGTAGGCGCTGTCCACCTCCGCGGGCTCGAAGTCGATGTGGATGATGTCCTTCGGCGTGCCACCGTCGCCCACGACGTTCCAGCGGTCCGGGTGCCACTCGGTGAAGTCGTAGCCGACGCAGATGACGCAGTCGGCGTCCTCGAACGCGTCGATCACGTGGTCGCGCGCGCCCAGCCCCGCCGCGAACAGCGACTGGGGGTGGCGGTCGCTCACCGCGCCCTTCGCCATGAACGTGGTCGTCACGTACATGCCGGTCTCGTCGATCAGCCGGTTCAGCTGCGTGGTGACGCGCGTCCGGACGCAGCCGTGGCCGGCCAGGACGATGGGCCGC is from Euzebya sp. and encodes:
- a CDS encoding alpha-amylase family glycosyl hydrolase; this translates as MHALGALGCPQANVDPTGEGPVAHRLRRLVEWVDHLDDLGVGALLLTPIFASSTHGYDTADPFRIDQRLGDDTDLEALLAACHDRGIHVVLDGVFNHVGRAFGPFADVLARGRDSDWVDWFRIDVEGDGPDGFAYDTFEGHDKLVALDHTNRAVLDWAVEVACHWLDRGIDGWRLDAAYAVPTDFWAAFADRVRERHPDAWLLGEVIHGDYAAFVEASHLDTVTQYELHKSVWSAIDDANLHELSWNLTRHARFCRTFAPFTFLGNHDVSRILTKLDDPAHLGHTLAVLFTVPGTPSIYYLDELAARGEKTEREGGDDAIRPPLPDSPDPVDDEQARTLDLYRHLIALRRARPWLDDATLEVLHVEDTQIQIGLTGDDHAIEVLLNIDPDEPLAPENAWHGIAGHGVGERVNEIPPGTWAILER
- a CDS encoding aldehyde dehydrogenase family protein, whose product is MTDIATPPAATAAVDRIPLRVGSTGDWAEVRSPFSGDVVGEVELADATVVDQVLGVQRALFTDRARHLPHHERAAILRRAAALAADRAEALALQVALEGGKPLADARVEVARGINGLELAAEEGVRLHGEEVPMRATAAAAGRLAFTTREPIGLVAAVSAFNHPFNLIVHQVAPAVAAGCPVAVKPASATPLSAHALVDLLIEAGLPPEWSVCLPMPGRVAESLVTDPRIAFLTFIGSGEVGWGLRRKVADGVRCAMEHGGAAPLIVDAGADLAALVPKIVKGGYYHAGQVCVSVQRVFAVGAIRDELVDRLRAAVARLVVGDPTDPATEVGPLITQTEADRVAAWVDEAVQAGASLVAGGAALDRQCYAPTILVDPPVGAKVRSQEVFGPVVDVVGVADLDAAIAAANEVPFSFQASICTPDVTRAMYAAQRIDANAVMVNDHTAFRVDWMPFGGRRVSGLGLGGIPHTLAEMTAEKLIVLPAP
- a CDS encoding acetolactate synthase large subunit; translated protein: MSGVSVKVSDLFLRCLEAEGVRYVFGVPGEENADVMISLLDSDIEFIICRHEQGAAFMADLYGRMTGEPGVCLGTLGPGATNLITGVANADMDNSPVVVITGQGATTRLHKDSHQAMDVPKMFEPVTKWGATIWAPQNTTEVVRKAFKLARAEHPGATHIELPEDVAKADVDDEPIVPGMKVRRPAAEDKAVARAVELIAAAERPIVLAGHGCVRTRVTTQLNRLIDETGMYVTTTFMAKGAVSDRHPQSLFAAGLGARDHVIDAFEDADCVICVGYDFTEWHPDRWNVVGDGGTPKDIIHIDFEPAEVDSAYRPAVEVVGDLANALWQINESLTAACRDKGTEALARMRRTLEFEILEEHAMDPGFPVKPQRALHDIRAELADDDILISDVGAHKMWTARHYPTYEPGTCIISNGFCSMGIALPGAIAAKLVHPDRRVVGLMGDGGFMMNVQELDTAFQYGIAPTYVVWDDSAYGLIAWKQEAHFGRTSHTTMRHHDLVAVAQGFGCHAVRIESTDELRPALTEAFAVTDRPSVVVVPIDYSENMRLTKRLGQVVAH